Proteins encoded together in one Fundidesulfovibrio magnetotacticus window:
- a CDS encoding branched-chain amino acid ABC transporter permease, translating to MGGKSLSNTTLVLLIGLAVFALVPVLKTTNYQMLLAAHVLVWGLFAVSFNMLFGVTGMLSFGQALYYGMGAYSVGLCVKYLGAAWFFPGMLLGIVLAALFAWLLGHLIIRVSGVFFTMLTLAFGQLGWQVMFKWYSFTGGDDGVQNIIPPGIFANKVVYYYLLLALVGASLWFMGRLNASPMGLILRCVRQNPERVRFLGRRVRRNQQRIYMISSLFTALAGGLMSGVDYSIHTDMFYWTTSGHVILMSILGGIGQFFGPFLGAAVIIVIEDVVGAFTEYWSLIIGLVMLGMVLGLPHGLMGGIDRLKARFAGSGARPARDGRS from the coding sequence ATGGGCGGCAAGTCCCTCTCCAACACCACCCTCGTCCTTTTGATCGGGCTGGCGGTCTTCGCCCTGGTCCCCGTGCTGAAAACCACCAACTACCAGATGCTCCTGGCCGCCCACGTGCTGGTCTGGGGATTGTTCGCGGTGTCCTTCAACATGCTCTTCGGCGTGACGGGCATGCTCTCCTTCGGCCAGGCCCTCTACTACGGCATGGGCGCCTACAGCGTGGGGCTCTGCGTGAAGTACCTGGGCGCCGCCTGGTTCTTCCCGGGCATGCTCCTGGGCATCGTGCTGGCCGCGCTGTTCGCCTGGCTCCTGGGGCACCTGATCATCCGCGTCAGCGGGGTGTTCTTCACCATGCTCACCCTGGCCTTCGGGCAGCTGGGCTGGCAGGTGATGTTCAAGTGGTACTCCTTCACCGGCGGAGACGACGGCGTGCAGAACATCATCCCGCCGGGCATCTTCGCCAACAAGGTGGTCTACTACTACCTGCTGCTGGCCCTGGTGGGCGCGTCCCTGTGGTTCATGGGGCGGCTCAACGCCTCCCCCATGGGGCTCATCCTGCGCTGCGTGCGCCAGAACCCGGAGCGGGTGCGCTTCCTGGGCAGGCGGGTGCGCCGCAACCAGCAGCGCATCTACATGATCTCCTCGCTCTTCACCGCCCTTGCGGGCGGCCTGATGAGCGGCGTGGACTACTCCATCCACACGGACATGTTCTACTGGACCACCTCCGGCCATGTGATCCTCATGTCCATCCTGGGGGGCATCGGCCAGTTCTTCGGCCCGTTCCTCGGGGCCGCGGTGATCATCGTCATCGAGGACGTGGTGGGGGCCTTCACGGAATACTGGTCGCTGATCATCGGCCTGGTCATGCTGGGCATGGTGCTGGGCCTTCCCCACGGGCTCATGGGCGGCATCGACCGCCTCAAGGCCCGGTTCGCCGGCAGCGGCGCCCGGCCGGCCCGGGACGGGAGGAGCTGA
- a CDS encoding branched-chain amino acid ABC transporter permease, giving the protein MDLSFFVVQLLSGLTMATFLFLIASGLTLIFGVGKVFNFAHGSFFMLGAYAGYQLSSVWGQSFWLSLVAGGIFAGVLGMLAEFLFLRRIYGRADEGGFQILLTYSFILIIDDLVKLVWGTEYKSLAKPAVLQGAFSFSGIVIPRYNVAVILIGLAVVVAAWWFLNRTRAGRIARASALDREMLAVLGVNVPMTMTLVFGIATALAGMTGVLAAPLRSVTPGAGIEVIIDSLIVVVLGGLGNFWGAWLAALLLGEVNSFAVVFVPKWATLFSYLVMALTLLFKPEGLFAPRKVRRV; this is encoded by the coding sequence ATGGATTTGTCATTTTTCGTCGTGCAGCTCTTGAGCGGCCTGACCATGGCGACCTTCCTGTTCCTGATCGCCAGCGGCCTCACGCTCATCTTCGGGGTCGGGAAGGTCTTCAACTTCGCCCACGGCTCCTTCTTCATGCTGGGGGCGTACGCGGGCTACCAGCTCTCCTCGGTGTGGGGCCAGAGCTTCTGGCTGAGCCTCGTGGCGGGGGGAATCTTCGCGGGCGTCCTGGGCATGCTGGCCGAGTTCCTCTTCCTCCGGCGCATCTACGGCCGCGCCGACGAGGGGGGCTTCCAGATCCTGCTGACCTACTCCTTCATCCTCATCATCGACGACCTGGTGAAGCTCGTCTGGGGCACGGAGTACAAATCCCTGGCCAAGCCCGCGGTCCTGCAGGGGGCCTTCTCCTTCTCCGGCATCGTCATCCCCCGCTACAACGTGGCGGTCATCCTCATCGGCCTGGCGGTGGTGGTGGCGGCCTGGTGGTTCCTCAACCGGACCCGGGCCGGGCGCATCGCCCGGGCCTCGGCCCTGGACAGGGAGATGCTCGCCGTGCTGGGCGTCAACGTGCCCATGACCATGACCCTGGTGTTCGGCATCGCCACGGCCCTGGCGGGCATGACCGGCGTGCTGGCCGCCCCGCTGCGCTCGGTGACTCCCGGAGCGGGCATCGAGGTGATCATCGATTCGCTCATCGTGGTGGTGCTTGGGGGGCTGGGCAACTTCTGGGGGGCCTGGCTGGCCGCGCTGCTCCTGGGCGAAGTGAACTCCTTCGCGGTGGTGTTCGTGCCCAAGTGGGCCACCCTGTTCAGCTACCTGGTCATGGCCCTGACGTTGCTCTTCAAGCCCGAGGGCCTTTTCGCCCCCCGCAAGGTCAGGAGGGTCTGA
- a CDS encoding ABC transporter substrate-binding protein produces the protein MHASAFAQEKVVKIGALYPMSGRAGIYGMDSVAAAEMAIEEINAKGGAAGYKLQLINTDDKSKPDYAVTVAKRYISDDKVNFLFGVVSSAVGLALTEVSKQEKKIFIGTDHAATELTAQNLQPYYFRVANNTFQSMAAGALYLKELAQTKPWKTIAYIGPDYAYGHAQIEELKFNLDRFGVKYQMVGEFWPKLFEADYTSYITSIMQAKPDIVVSGFWGGDTVAFIKQAAPYGLFEKSLYFHPDAGGNYELLSAMGDSLPLGLVLSARHHNNWPDTAMNKDYVAKFHKKTGRYPTYSAEGAYVGVYAIAEAVKKVGNPNDSDALVKALEGMKFQEPEDPEGFVSYIDPASHQMVQVQAIGVTMPNTDYPPATRMLGNWKIYKAEDLLPPKEWIEKKK, from the coding sequence ATGCACGCGTCCGCTTTCGCGCAGGAGAAAGTCGTCAAGATCGGGGCGCTCTACCCCATGAGCGGGCGGGCCGGCATCTACGGCATGGACTCCGTGGCGGCCGCCGAAATGGCCATTGAGGAGATCAACGCCAAGGGCGGCGCGGCCGGCTACAAGCTCCAGCTCATCAACACCGACGACAAGTCCAAGCCCGACTACGCCGTGACCGTGGCCAAGCGCTACATCTCCGACGACAAGGTGAATTTCCTCTTCGGCGTGGTCAGTTCCGCCGTGGGCCTGGCCCTCACGGAGGTTTCCAAGCAGGAGAAGAAGATCTTCATCGGCACCGACCACGCCGCCACCGAGCTGACCGCCCAGAACCTCCAGCCCTACTACTTCCGCGTGGCCAACAACACCTTCCAGTCCATGGCCGCGGGCGCGCTCTACCTGAAGGAGCTCGCCCAGACCAAGCCCTGGAAGACCATCGCCTACATCGGCCCCGACTACGCCTACGGCCACGCCCAGATCGAGGAGCTCAAGTTCAACCTGGACCGCTTCGGCGTGAAATACCAGATGGTCGGCGAGTTCTGGCCCAAGCTCTTCGAGGCCGACTACACGTCCTACATCACCTCCATCATGCAGGCCAAGCCGGACATCGTGGTCAGCGGCTTCTGGGGCGGCGACACGGTGGCCTTCATCAAGCAGGCAGCCCCCTACGGCCTGTTCGAGAAGTCGCTCTATTTCCACCCCGACGCGGGCGGCAACTACGAACTCCTGAGCGCCATGGGCGACAGCCTGCCCCTGGGCTTGGTGCTCTCGGCCAGGCACCACAACAACTGGCCCGACACCGCCATGAACAAGGACTACGTGGCCAAGTTTCACAAGAAGACCGGCCGCTACCCCACCTATTCGGCCGAGGGCGCCTACGTGGGCGTGTACGCCATCGCCGAGGCGGTCAAGAAGGTCGGCAACCCCAACGACAGCGACGCCCTGGTCAAGGCTCTCGAGGGCATGAAGTTCCAGGAGCCCGAGGACCCCGAAGGGTTCGTCTCCTACATCGACCCCGCCTCGCACCAGATGGTGCAGGTGCAGGCCATCGGCGTGACCATGCCCAACACGGACTACCCCCCCGCCACGCGCATGCTGGGCAACTGGAAGATCTACAAGGCCGAGGACCTGCTGCCCCCCAAGGAATGGATCGAAAAGAAAAAGTAA